GTTATTACTTGGTAGTTTATGTTATGTTTCTATAGGTACGGGGGATTTTATCTGCATTGTTTATTGGCAGTAGGAGGGGTTTTGACAGGCTCgttttgaatataaagtaaaatagTCCATTATGCTACAAAGATTTACTTATCTTATCTTACACACTTTATGATATTAAAGATCTCTACAGTGTTGAGCAGACTTAAATTATCAGTcacataaatgtaaaatatcatgaaatatgtGAATTTTAATGCAGGtattattttgacataaaaattcatattttatacaTTGCAGGTCCTAAGAAGATTCAGTCTGACCTCATTGACTTGGCAGAAAAGCTTGGATGCGGTTGGGCAAGGGACAGTTTGATGTCTGGTGAAAGGGTGTTAAAAAAACTTACAGATGCTCTGTGGTATATAGACCATGCTCATAAGAGAATGAAAGACAATAGTTGTCAAGttccagaaatttttgacaagTTTCAAGGCTATAATGAGTATGCCAAGTTACGTCATAGGCCACCAGTTATAAAGTCAGAGAAGTTGAATGAAATATGCAGTGATTTAGCTGATGTACTACAATTACCATCAATGAGTTCTAGTAGGAATAAGGTACTGAAAATGCATATAGAAAGCCTGGCGTCTGCTTTGGCCAAGTACAATGCGAGACTGAATTCAAATAAGGAATTGAAAACAAAGTCCAATGCAGATCCTGTTGCAGCTTCAAGTTTCTGTGAGAAAAATGAAACTGCTTGCAGTTTTGTTCCTCCAAGTAAGAAAGTTGGTGACAAATACATAGATCTTGATGAATATCTATCACAGCATGATGACTATGAATATATAGACCTAGATTTATTTTCCCCTTCAAACAGATATAAACGCAGAGATTTTATAAAGCATCTTAAATTATCAAAACCTGTTATGCTGTATAGGGTTGCATATGGGGGGAGTGTAGGAACAGTTAACTTTATTTGGTCAGTTCCCTATGACACATCCCAAACAAGGCTAGAGAAAAACAGCAGTGTTATGAACAGCATTAATGAAGAgttaccaaagttttcaaatagACAAATGCGCAGAGACTTCATCAATAGGTATATTGACTATGTTAAGTGTCCCAAGTCTGTTCTgcgtaacatgtattttgatttgaCAGGTTGTGAACCAACCGCTGAAAGTTCTCACCAGAGACATGTAAATGATCGTGTATCTGAAATATTAATGGGAAGTGATGATACCAAATTACTTTTAGACTTGAGATCTATGAATGGCAGTGATACCAAATACGATGAATTTTATGATGCTGTTGGAAACTATTTCGAGGAACAGATCCTTCATGTTCACGAAAGAAGGAAAGCACAAGAGTTATACCTTCCATTGAGTATTTCAATAGAGGACCTTAGGGAACAGGTAAAGAAACGTTTACCAGAAGGGACGTCTGTACCAAGTACTGAAGCTCTTCGTTTACAATTCACGCCATCAAACCAGTTTGCTGAAACTGCCCTGAGATTTACATCGCGCTTTAATGTTAAGTTTCGTGTGCAGACAAGACTGGCAAGAGTGTCTCATCCAGATGCCCATTATGTGGCGGCATATTATAAGTACCTCAAACATTTTTGTGTAATGTTTAAAGAGTATACTCattttgtttgtcttgatgataaaTCAATAGTGCCTGTAGGTGAACCTGGCATACCAATTTCCACTGGAGTAAGGGGTCACAACAAGGTCATGACACCCAGTACCGGTCCAAAACTTGTGGCTGCTGATCATGATTTTCATGTTGCAGGAATCGTTCCATCAGTTGCTCTTGTAACAGACATCCCTGATTGTGCTGACGACAGTTTCTTTCAAGGAAATGTTTATGTTACATGCAAAGATAAAGTATTTCAGGCATCAACTCCATTCAGACATTGTACAGAGTTAGTTCATATTTTCAGGGAAAATCACTCGCTGAATGAAGTAGACTTAGATAGACCAATACTATGTATTTTCACTGATGGTGGGCCAGATCACCGCTTGACATATGAGTCGGTCAAAGTATCACTCTTAGCCATGTTTCTTGCTCTTGATTTAGACTTTTTAATTGCACTACGTACAGCCCCTAACCACAGTTGGATGAACCCTGCGGAACGCTGCATGAGTATACTTAATTTAGCTTTACAACATGTCTCACTATGCCGAGAGGAAATGAATGAACAGTCTGAAAAATCGTTAAAAGGAAAGTCATCGCTTGGTGCTCTCAGAAATCTTGCGGATATTAAACCAGGATTTAAAGAGGCTTTCAAAGGGAGCATTGGTCCGGTCATTAAAACAGTCAGTGACCGTTTCTCTAGAATGAAACTTAAAGGTACTAGTCTAAAGGTGTGTGCTGCAGCTTCTGATGAGGACATCGAGTCTGATCTGGATTTTTTGAAACTTGTCACATCTTCTCCTGGTGCTTCATTTGATTCTAGCAGTAAGAGTAAAGACTTCAAGACTTGTATCCCACTTCAGGTAATAAATGATTTGCatcattctctttttttttatatgtttttttattattaaggaGTTTATCACcgaaacatagaaatatttgatatataatgaACAACATCTTTAATTACAATCTACCTATCTAAATTCTTGTTCGGCAATTAAGAACATTCAATATAGTTTTAATGGAAGAGCCAAACTGATGTTCTGACTTTAGTCCTGATGTGGTGTGAATGTTTTGTCCTCGGTTACTTGCTTGAATATTAGTAAATCTTGTAAGGTTTTAGTTATTTACAGAGAATGGTAAAGAATCTAGAAACACTGAAAAGTTATTAGTTTCCATATAACAACTGAGATAATGTTGAAAACAGCATTGAATGCAAATTTCACGAAAGTCGTTATtgttaatttcataaaattttcaggAGTTTCTCAAATCACACTCTGTGTCGGGTCACTACAGCTTTCAAGTTATGAAGTGCAAGAGTACAAGCTGCGCCTACTGTACTTTTAATCCAATCCGTGAGGAGGAAGTTTACAACAGGTTGTCCTTCCTTCCAGAACCTACACCAGATGTGAGTGGAGAACATTATCTTCCATTCGAAGAGGTATGTCAGTAActtgttattttcagtttttcgTGTACATTTTTGCAAACCATTTAAAATGTTGGAAATTTGACATTTACATGCCTCACTTATAAAGAGGGTGCTAGTAAAACCTCTGTAACTGTTGGAGATGAAAGTTCTTAGATGGTAAAACAGACTACAATATGTATGAAGTAGTATGTCCTTTGCTAtgctaaatgaaatgaaaagggGATTTAACTTAAGTTTTGTGCCGTTTTAAATGAACTAAATTATGCTAAGTTATTCCCAtaacaatgatttatttaagGTGTATGGAAAGAGTCAAACTTTGGACAAATATCGTCCCTCGGCTAAACATGGAGATTTTGAGGATGACTTGATTGAGGAAGACAAGAAAAACAGAGACATTTTGAAGGTATTAAAGTCAGTACTTTTAGTTTTGAAACTCTATAAATGAAAGCTCTTTAAAACGACTGTTTTTCCATgatgtaaaattttattatgaaatatatagTGTATCCGAAGGAAATTCTGCCAAAAAGATAGACCTGTGTGCTTGAATTTTTGTTACATGACATTCATAAGTATTGGCATTTTGGATAAATGATGTTATGCTGCTGTCACTTCCAGTTAATTTATGTGCTAAGCTTCTATAAATCTTTAGTGATGAAGTGAATAAACAGTTTTACTTTTTGAAAGCAAGTTAATTAGATgttccaaaaaaagtttttttttctatggttTATAGTTGCATGTagctttttataataataatctcatttacaaaaaatacttttatCATTAAACAATAGATGGTGcagttttatcaaaatgatattaaaacactTGAAAAATTAATTAAGTTTAATTTGTAGCACaaatgatttatcattatttcaATTTAGGCCCAAAAGGTGAGAGATGTGATCAAATGTGGTGAATGTAACAAGCCTAGACTGGTGTACAGCAGCTCCAGGACAGAGAGAGCTCAGGTATTATGTTTATTCCTGAAGATACAATATTAAAAGTTTTCCTTGTATAACATACATATTTAGCGTCTACCATGTGAAAGTATTTTGTCGTATGCTTTTAATGGAAAATTGTTGATTTCTTGAACATGCATTATCAACCTGCAAATAGATACACAGTAAAACCTAAAACCTAACTTTAAAGACCACCTTTGTGGTATTTGTTGACAGGTGATCTCTCAACACAGGTAATTTTTCACAAGTTTGTTTAAACAAGAAGGATAAATGGTAGCCTAATCAGTAGTTTTTCTAGTAGTGACTTTTATTTGAATGTGGTCTCtatcacaggtttgactgtatgtaagtTTGTGATGCCTTATGAGAAGGGGTGTTGAAAGATTGGACTTCATTAACTCCCTCTGTCCTTAATTGTTATGTTGCCTGTCATAAAGAAACAAttaatttatcaatatttatgcAAATGATATCATTTTTATAGGATGCTTATCTGCATAGAGTGAAAGAGGATCGGTTATACATCTGTGGGGACCAGCTAGAGGAAAACTGTGGACTTTTCATGCAGAGGACCATAAATTGTAATTCAGACATCTCAATATCCTATTACAGCCCAAATTGCAGTAGATGGACAGTGGCAGTTTGTTGCTACTGCGGAAGCCCGGATAATATCATGGACGACAATGAACCATATATTCAGGACCTCTATACAAAGTACAGTAAAGTTAGGCCGTTATGCCACCCTTGTCGTACTGCAGGCAAAGATGCGAAAACATGGggacaaaaattcataaaaaaacggAAATAAACTGTCGAACTATATTGCCACCTTTTTCGTACTGCCGGCAAAGATGTGAAAACATTGGGACAaaaattcataaacaaaatacggaAATAAACTGTCGAACTATATAAAGGAAATAACATTCAAGAGTGTTTTGGAAGAATAAGttgagctatcctactcaccatgtcGTCattgtcacaccttggttaagtttttcataccagtccacattttgacaaaaccttttgagatgcAGCTTTATAACTGTCAACACTTGTGTacaatcaccatgtccagtttaaGACAAGAGTTCATAGTCCATCAAAGGTTTtgcctgagttatggccccttttaacttacaagtTTTGGTTTTgtaccagatcatattaagtgtttgacatatggctttgaaactttggtcacttgtttattataacaatgTCAATtggtaggcaagagtatataactctttcaattaatttggctgaattatgcccctATTTGTACTTAGAAATCAGTTgattttttcataccagtccatactTTGCCTTACAtatttgtcatatggctttgaaacttttaagacTTGTTGACCATAATTTTCTACATATGTAGACAAAACTACCTAACTACGACAAAGCCCATAACGTAGAATATACTTtacataccattccatattttgtctaaactgtttgatatatatagctttaaaacttttaacacttgcttaccatcatggtcacacactGTGATATAGTGcaagaattgttttttttgtctgaaCATTGgttatattttgaccccatacttccatcaattctttaAGCATTCTGTCAACAGACAAATCTTGTATGTTTTATCATTAGATGAAAGTATTATAGCCCATACATTTGTTTAAGGTTGTGccattgtattttacatttacttatatgctagtcaaattattttaaagttacaagTCTGTATGTTTAAGGTTGTGTCATTGTATTTTAAATAAGTCCCCTGAATTATTCTAGTCATATGTTGTAATCATTTTGTAATACTGTGAAGTACATGTATTaacttttcagtttttcttttattttgattattgttTGTCTTAGGTTTGTAGTTAGAATTTACCAGTATtccatatatatatttcttcgctcttcgctcgctcgtGTTTTGTtcagaatacaaaaaaaatatttaaattattttttcgctcgccgctccaatttttttgaaaaaaaatccgatgaacaacttttcaatttggtgtggccttaataTGACGTCATCGACGTCAAGACGTTACGTTCAGTTATCGTGGAAAATTGATGGCTTTTATTATCCTAAAGGTATGTAATTATGggcaatatttttctttttggacAATTTTAAACAGCCGTTATTTGACGAAatattttatgagtctttcgctctgattAATGATCAATGTTTTGCGGCTTTTAtgcagttatattgaaatgttatgcggaatgtaggAAAATAGATGgcggtaactgatgttattgggaatatagttgggttaCTTATTAAGGCCATTTCCAAATAATTGGcgagtttgatttgtaatacctatttttccgtTTCCGTTGATAAATTTGTACTTGTATACTAAAActatgctctaaaattgttcaaatttcagtagaaaatagtgatttcttgaattaaatgaatgttactatggaaacgaatcccgtaaccTATATATCTATATGTAGCGTTGATACTGGTCTATATAAGGAACACAACTTCAgcttttatctgtatttcaactCTATCCATGAGAATATTAATTGCAAGCataattatttttctataaaaatgtcagacgaggggtactgctgtaagcattttaagctttaaaatttgtttaaataaatacaaataacatgaacacattacttactttagaaataaaatgatttgaagGTACATTAAACGAGAAAGATAATCTTATGTATTATTTTTCTAAGACGTttcgataaaaagcaagatataagatattttaaacatctatgttgccatagtTACTTTAAACTTTCAGATAAATAGGGTGTTTGGTACCTGCTAATAccccatgttggtcattaacagaatggcactgaggcTGTCGAAAACCATGTTAtgatacataattgtttaaaaacgATAGAAAATGCGTTACCCCGTAATCAACTACCCAGACTTCAGACTTGAACGGATAACTATGAaaccgaaatacactgaaaagtgttaaatatccgtattttctttcttctttcagtATAACATACCTTTGAATGGTCATATACTTCAAACCTCCATAAAAATATACGGGAAGGGACAAAGATAAACcaacttgagattgtagcagctaaaatattaaattatatgaaatacaataaattgctacggttctgctaatttgaatttaccctagTAATAAGATATACTACCTCCTTACGGCCAATACGGATACACAAAATTCaatcttaaatttcaaaaaaagaaatattcagatCATTACAGatataaagtttgaaaatttagaaaagtgTGTAAGAGAAAAAAgcaacagaaaagaaatatcGTCTTCTTCTCTTTATTGCAATTAACGGAAAACGCACACTAAAAACAACGTTGTTTCTTATACTATATCAATGTGTCTGCAATATTCAGGGATCATCAGTTCACGCTGTCTGTATACGTCTGACAGTTTAGTACCCTATTAGCGGCATAACACTAACGTTGACATGTTCGTTATATACTTTCGACATTTGTTAAATTAATAACAGCATTACTACACGTGTAATGatgtttttattatcaaatgACGGTCTTTTTCTGCCAATGATGTCTGTAGTTTCGTtctcataagaaaaaaaaaggatgAAGCAAGTGTGCTCGTATGACTGAATGTTTGATACACATAAATCGTTACTGTGAAAAGTATTCTTCACTTGGGTGAGTCACTTAAGCGATAAGATGCCACATAAATACTCCAGTTTCTTTATTAAAAAACCTGACATGTAGCCTAACACCACAGTTATTGTTACTATATGTTCTTTATAGACATTGTACAATACTGCGATTTGCCTGTATTCCAAACCTGCACTAAAAATgtggtaaatataaaaatgaatagcTTTTATGCATAAATATAGCTCAAAATGGTCTTGAGTTCAATGcccgggcgtatgttctctgagacgatttggtaaaagacagtgtgtctgaaattaATCGCCCTCCACATTTGATCCATGTTGAAATGTTAACAGTAACTTACGAAGAACAGGTAAATGCTACTACAAAATCCAGAAACGCAGGTAAAGTTAACTGtcagccgttacataactgaaatactgttgaagaaacggcgttaaaccctgTACAAAAAAAAAGGTTTCTTCACTATGGAACAAtaagttgaaataaaaaatacttgaGAAACTTAAGAGTTGTAAAAGGTACTACTGTTAAAGACCTGCTTcggtcctaccttttaaccttaaattgtcactgaaaaagcatgaaaatcctgacaatgaacagtgacgcctgtcaaaatagagtctgttttatataaaattctttataaaatacctgtggttttgcgtgctgaAGTGTGgcccgttaactgttacctattgtaattattggttgcatacacacaaaagaatttgaacagccgcggagcagggctttaagctGTCACCGGTATTTCCTTTTGAAGAAAAAGGCAGTCAATATAATGTATACCTAGCATGCTGAAAGTTATAATTGAAATACCATTATCAAAGAAGataatataacaaaaatttaaattctatTAAGCCGCTATAGAATATGAAATGTCAGTATTGTTCCATATTGACGTGTAAATTTCATATCGTTACAATGACGTCTTTTGTGACAAAATGTTAACGTGTATTTTAGAGTAGAGTTAATACGCAACATCAATATGTGTAAATGCATATGTAATAGAAAGATTATTTCCTATACATCCAAGTAAGCACTCGTTCTTTGGCGAATTAATATTTCGCTCCTGGAGTCGTTCAGTATCTCCGTTAttgaactcgtgcatattttacTCATTTTGTTTGCGTTAAAACGACACAATACTTTTCCTTTATTTGTGGAGGAAAACTTCAGGTGCTCCCATTGGCACCAATAAAGGCACGGAAAAAATGGAAGTACAGTGACGGTTGAACTTCCACAAGCTATGCAGATAGCTTCTTCTAGTAAATGAATACTGTTCATAATTAAAGAGCACGATGACATGACAGTAAAATGGAGGATGTCTAATGCAGCGTATATAAAAGTTGTGTTAGTACAGAGCTATGTTTAGTCGAGGTTTGGTAGCactttgaaaaagaactatgaTTTTCAGTAAATCCGTATGAGCATGAGCATTACCCCTCTGAAATTGTCTAACgcatttgcatttgataatatattttgtttgtggGAATTTACTCATTCGTTTTACCTCTTGTCATCTTGTAACCTGTCTGTATGCTAGATCGTAACATGGTTTTCTGTGTTTTTGCTGGAAGTATTATTCATCATTACATTATAAGAATGGACGTCTATTGTATTGGCCTAGATGTATGATAGTATGTTTCATACAATCACAATTTACTTACAAGTATAAACTCTTTCTCTGAACGAACTAGTTCTGAAAGTAACTGTGTAGATTCATTGTACtactaaataaatttaaaaaaaacaacaacacagttTCAATTAAACTAagtgaaatattcaaataactgTAGTGGTGAAAAACTTGAcgtatatatttgtataattgtTATGCAGACACAGTTATTGAAGCAAGGTTCTGATAGTGCCAGATCATTTCTCACTTACAATACAATTGTTTACGCAGAGAAGAAAGAACTTGTCTAGTGAAATTGACTGATAGACGTATAACTgaacagtttttgttgttttctttgtctGCCTGTAACGATGACACATTTTCATATGTTATACACAAATTGAAACACTTTTGTGCctaaaaattatgtaaatctgctgtccaaaaacaggaaaaaatggtGGAATATCCAGCTATCGCCActcacaaaacaaaacaaccgTTTCAGAAATATTAGAAGACTTCTTTGTCGTATCTCCCAATCCTTTGTTATTGTAATGCATTTGTTCGCGCCTCCAGAGTTAAGCTGGCTTATGTAATATAAGTAATTTGATGTATTGCTAAATCCCCACACACATAAGTTTTTGTTCCGGGAAGAAAAGACTTAAGATCAGAAAATTAGACATGTTGATTCTGCTTAATGGTCTGGTCTTAGCTTTAGAGTTGAACTTTCCTTTTACCACTccaattacatttatttaatacattatcACGgtaatgatgttgttttttttatcttgtttgtACGTTTGTTTTTCTAAAATTCGTTTATACTTTATGGTAGAATCTCTGTGTTTTGATCATTATCAGGCGAATACAGGTCTGGCCTGCTGTTTTCAAATAGTCTTCTTCGAGAAACAATTTCAAGTATCAAATACGTATTTTTGATCTCAACCTCATATACATGTAGATCCAACAGTTATTGTCAGAAAAAATTAGTCAAATTTAATTAGGAAGTAATATATACGCCTATTTTTTATCAGTCGATCTAAATGAAACATGGGTATGAGTTCGAATTCgtgatgaatttttaaaaaaaatcacgaaTGAATAGCAttatggtttgttttttttttcactgataaAATTTAGGAACAAACTTGATATATCGATTTTACCCACGCACTAACTGTTGAACAACATTTTAGGATTCGGTTCATACTGGAAAACATAGTATAATGGAATTCTAAGGAGGTTTTATAAACTTGTAATCAAAGAAGTCGCCAACCATTTGTCAAATAAAAGATATGCAGATATTTTGTTTTTCGACCTAGTGATTTTAGCTTAAGTTTTGTGTGACATCACATCATTGAATTCACTCATTTCTATTTATGAACATAATCTGGATGTATATTTTAGTTTTTCGGCTAAAATGTTGTGGATAAACATAATCGCGAAATCAAAGAAATTCAGTCCCCAACGAATATTTATGACTTCATAACAGTGTCAAATGTCAGTTTTTACTGTTTACAATGAAACATCTTTTAAAGGACggcttatttgtttgtttaggcTATGTGCCATTTTGGAGGTACTTACGTTATATAGGGAGGAGGTAGAAAAACATCGCTATAAACTTTTAAGCAGGTGTTTCGTTCGTAAATTACTGCTGAAACGTTTCGATATTGATCTTTCATTTTTAAGCTTACATTAAGATCTTTTTTGTTTAGGAAATCTTGAAGTAGCAATAATACCACCAAATTGTTTTGGCACTCTGACGTTTCTGAATAAAA
The genomic region above belongs to Mercenaria mercenaria strain notata chromosome 12, MADL_Memer_1, whole genome shotgun sequence and contains:
- the LOC123527081 gene encoding uncharacterized protein LOC123527081 gives rise to the protein MASVPRVVIVKLKDRKIAVQTTTEDTFSDIFIKAKHLGNIISDENAIKTVMIYENPSKIEPDNGILVDKTMSCQMLSDLNYRFVDFIVDEEKDANNNVDKFPANAFSLMMSEKFCLPEKPKSSHGKLTGPKKIQSDLIDLAEKLGCGWARDSLMSGERVLKKLTDALWYIDHAHKRMKDNSCQVPEIFDKFQGYNEYAKLRHRPPVIKSEKLNEICSDLADVLQLPSMSSSRNKVLKMHIESLASALAKYNARLNSNKELKTKSNADPVAASSFCEKNETACSFVPPSKKVGDKYIDLDEYLSQHDDYEYIDLDLFSPSNRYKRRDFIKHLKLSKPVMLYRVAYGGSVGTVNFIWSVPYDTSQTRLEKNSSVMNSINEELPKFSNRQMRRDFINRYIDYVKCPKSVLRNMYFDLTGCEPTAESSHQRHVNDRVSEILMGSDDTKLLLDLRSMNGSDTKYDEFYDAVGNYFEEQILHVHERRKAQELYLPLSISIEDLREQVKKRLPEGTSVPSTEALRLQFTPSNQFAETALRFTSRFNVKFRVQTRLARVSHPDAHYVAAYYKYLKHFCVMFKEYTHFVCLDDKSIVPVGEPGIPISTGVRGHNKVMTPSTGPKLVAADHDFHVAGIVPSVALVTDIPDCADDSFFQGNVYVTCKDKVFQASTPFRHCTELVHIFRENHSLNEVDLDRPILCIFTDGGPDHRLTYESVKVSLLAMFLALDLDFLIALRTAPNHSWMNPAERCMSILNLALQHVSLCREEMNEQSEKSLKGKSSLGALRNLADIKPGFKEAFKGSIGPVIKTVSDRFSRMKLKGTSLKVCAAASDEDIESDLDFLKLVTSSPGASFDSSSKSKDFKTCIPLQEFLKSHSVSGHYSFQVMKCKSTSCAYCTFNPIREEEVYNRLSFLPEPTPDVSGEHYLPFEEVYGKSQTLDKYRPSAKHGDFEDDLIEEDKKNRDILKAQKVRDVIKCGECNKPRLVYSSSRTERAQDAYLHRVKEDRLYICGDQLEENCGLFMQRTINCNSDISISYYSPNCSRWTVAVCCYCGSPDNIMDDNEPYIQDLYTKYSKVRPLCHPCRTAGKDAKTWGQKFIKKRK